The following nucleotide sequence is from uncultured Draconibacterium sp..
GTTTCAGGATTCAGGTCATCGAAGATACCCTGAACCATACGCGAATTCATCAACAATCCTTCAATGGGATACCCTTTCCATTCCCGACCTTTGTATGTGGGTTCACCATTAATAAAGAATCTTTCGCCCTGTATACTTACAACAGTTTTGGCTTGTTCTTTTTTTACCGTATTTGTGTTGCATGACAAAAAACCACAGTTAAGAAATATTATCAGGAATGCAAGGAATACTTTGTTCATTTTTAGTGTTTTTATAGTCGTTTATTAATCAAATTTTTCTTCATGAGCTTGATTATACTTGAATTAAGCACGTCATTTAAAGTGAATTTGCACGTATTCTTTTATCGCCAGGTTATTTTAGCTTTTTTAGTTTCCGTGTTCACCCAAACACTTGCATGCTGAAACTCACGGGTAAATTCCCAACCATCGGGTGATACACGCTTGAAGGCTCCTTTGGGTGCTCCAAGAGGTTTTTGTAATTCCGGATAGTCTACTAAATTCCCGTCGGGCAAATTCCAGCCCCAGTTGTATTGAAAATAGGAATAAGGTTGCGCCCCAATCAGGTAACAGGCCAGAAAATACTCCAACTGTTTCTTTGACTGTTCTACCATTCCATCTGTAATCGTTTCACCAATTGTAATATCGGTTCGTCCTTTACCTTTAGCCCCAAAACGGTAAATTGATATTTTACCTGCTTTGGCAATTCGTTCCATATCGCCCCATTCTTCGAGTAAATTTTCTTTATTGGTAACGGTATTATTGTAATGTTCGAAAAAGAAAGCATCGCAATGAGGATAAACCTCTTCGGTTCTGGCAGCGTTGTTTCCAATTAATATTTTATCAGGCCCCATTTTCTCTTTTAACGCAGCCATCATTTCGCCTTTGGCTTTTGCTATTTCAACTACCTTATCATTCGGGTAATCCATATCTAAGCCCACATTCATGCGGTCAATAAAAATACCATCGGCACCTGATATTTCAACACCTTTGGCAGCAGACT
It contains:
- a CDS encoding putative glycoside hydrolase — its product is MKLNRFCLTLSLVFIMLAFSSFGQKETELLVSDGTAYNPKAYYPKFTWETTPMYYHFGDIDRVLKPEEVKFIADRTDFICIEKSHAYNQLGDQVLGTKHEVEAFHKIKPESKVMFYYNSYLAWPYPRFNKDFTPEGIAKNPELVKFLFVNPKTGKLREKTRPAFSYYFDALNPDFRKWWVESAAKGVEISGADGIFIDRMNVGLDMDYPNDKVVEIAKAKGEMMAALKEKMGPDKILIGNNAARTEEVYPHCDAFFFEHYNNTVTNKENLLEEWGDMERIAKAGKISIYRFGAKGKGRTDITIGETITDGMVEQSKKQLEYFLACYLIGAQPYSYFQYNWGWNLPDGNLVDYPELQKPLGAPKGAFKRVSPDGWEFTREFQHASVWVNTETKKAKITWR